The Pyrenophora tritici-repentis strain M4 chromosome 3, whole genome shotgun sequence genome has a window encoding:
- a CDS encoding FTA4 domain containing protein, with translation MDRRVPAAASKQATVVEQKQLFLQTRKHILSRGIPPSERLRTLAQDGGIELSVMKGVLEKVNRDLKQHSRKVYSRQMIEHVVEQIDTLYWESGAQHIDDEDTHATSDTHEDDANALYQGDDLTLDENIAKLPATWHGRDANSDITRDEYLSSLSRLQELSAHRQTLQNRLDSYRTLLSLLEPYRAPKENIQPNLVWKDAPLAPELAKTRTLAIRVAARVEERFGDVQVPATAEDEEDVDMEDLGNRGRNKVDAVLASW, from the exons ATGGATCGACGCGTACCGGCAGCAGCATCCAAGCAGGCCACGGTCGTTGAGCAAAAGCAGCTTTTCTTACAGACACGCAAACATATCCTATCGCGTGGAATTCCGCCCTCAGAACGACTGCGCACGCTTGCACAAGATGGCGGTATCGAGCTTAGTGTCATGAAGGGAGTTTTGGAAAAAG TAAATCGCGACTTGAAACAACACTCGCGCAAAGTATACAGCCGCCAGATGATAGAGCACGTCGTCGAGCAGATCGACACTCTTTACTGGGAGTCGGGCGCACAACACATCGACGACGAAGACACACATGCCACATCCGATACACATGAAGACGATGCGAACGCGCTGTATCAGGGCGACGACCTCACACTCGATGAGAATATTGCGAAACTGCCTGCTACATGGCATGGCCGTGATGCGAACAGCGATATAACACGAGACGAATACCTCTCCTCCCTGTCCCGTCTCCAAGAACTCTCCGCACATCGACAAACGCTGCAGAACCGGCTTGACTCGTATCGCACCCTACTATCGCTCCTTGAACCGTATCGCGCGCCGAAGGAGAATATACAGCCAAATTTGGTATGGAAGGATGCGCCGCTTGCGCCAGAGTTGGCAAAGACGCGGACGTTGGCTATACGTGTTGCAGCGAGGGTAGAGGAGCGATTCGGTGATGTACAGGTTCCAGCGACTGCggaggatgaggaggacGTTGACATGGAAGACCTCGGGAATCGCGGGCGAAACAAAGTAGATGCAGTCCTGGCGAGCTGGTAG